The following DNA comes from Neofelis nebulosa isolate mNeoNeb1 chromosome 3, mNeoNeb1.pri, whole genome shotgun sequence.
CAGAGCCTAACgagcctctcctctcccttcctccacagAGCGGTCCCCTCACCGGCCCATCCTGCAGGCGGGGTTGCCTGCCAACAAGACAGTGGCCCTGGGCAGCAATGTGGAGTTCATGTGTAAGGTGTACAGTGACCCACAGCCCCATATCCAGTGGCTAAAGCACATCGAGGTGAATGGGAGTAAGATTGGTCCAGACAACCTGCCTTATGTCCAGATCTTGAAGGTAATCTTTGCCCTAGTCTCCATGGGCTGGGTCTGGGAAGGTCTCCTGCATCTCCCGGGGCCCCAGTTGCTGTGGTCAGGCTCAGCACCGGCGATTGGGACCCATCCCTTATCCTTTTAAATAGGGACCTAGCCACATTCCCCAGAATTAGTGACAGGTCACAGAGTAGAGGTGCAATGGGAACAGAggacagggggtggggtgggcatcaCTAGTTTCTAAAGAGCTCTGAGAGTGGCTTTGCTCAGGTTTTTGGGTCAGCTACTCAAGGAAGGCCTTTGTACTCCTGACTTAACATTGCCTGGGACCAAAGCCTCTCCAGCAAATGTCTCCCAGATTCTGCCCTATTTCCCAAGTCCTGTCCTTTCTGgcaagtgagtgaatgaatgataagGTCACGACTCTTAGGTAGAGTTGGAAAAGCAAATGCCACAGGTAAATTCTAAACAGCATCAGGAATAatggcattttcttccttttttcctctcaatCCCAGACTTATTGTCCCTGAATGCTCCACTAATCCAGGGAAGGTAATTACCTAATTCCCCAGTGGATCTCGCAACAAGAAGTAACCAGAAGCTGGGAACGTGGTTTACCTCCTGGTCCCAGAGTTAGACCTCATCCTCCCCTGGCTTGGCCGTCCCAGAGTTTTACTGGCTATCCCTTTTCTTCACTATTGGTGCTGAAGCCTGCTGTGAAGGAGATGAGGCCGTGGCCTTGGCCCTTGGCCACAGTCTCCATTCACAATCCCTGGCCTAGACCTGGAGGAGTGAGTTTAACACAGAATGTTTGATGGGGGGCAgcgatttgtttttgtttttttaaagcttatttttcagTCAGATGCTTTGGGCCTTTGAAGTCAACTTGTTTTGTCCtactaaaaagagaaatgacaaatcTCACTAACGTCTCCCTCGCCTTAGCTCCCTGGGCCTGCCTTAATGTTACATGGGAGCAAGTGTGGCCACGTCTCAGTGTTTGCCCCACTGACTGGCTTGTCGTTGGTTTGTTCTAGCATTCGGGGATTAATAGCTCGGATGCGGAGGTGCTGACCCTGTTCAATGTGACAGAGGCCCAGAGCGGGGAGTATGTGTGTAAGGTTTCCAATTATATTGGTGAAGCTAACCAGTCTGCGTGGCTCACTGTCACCAGACCTGTGGCAAAAGGTAATGGGAAGATGGATGGGGCCGTGTGCTGGGAGTTTGATTCAGGCCCCAAGCTGCTGGGGCAGATGGGGAAGCCAGCACCCAACTCTCCCTGTTATCCTGCTGTATTTCTAGAGCCCAGAGCCATGGAAAAATACCCGGCCTGGGAGGCTGCTTTGGTTTGGTACTGTGTTGGTGTCTGCTCCCTCTGTGCCTTCTGTGTCCCCCTTGGCTATGTGCGTACTTGTGGGGACAGTCTGGCTGCGTGGTGAATGATGCTACAGACTGAGGTTTGAATGGTAGAGAAGGGGCCAGATGTCCCCTTGCAAACTGGCAGGCcacgtgcacgcgtgtgtgtgtgtgtgtgtgtgtgtgtgcgtgtgtgtgtacgtgtgatTGCAGCACCCTTCCATCCCTCCTGTGTGTGCCCTCTGACTTTCTTTACCAGAAACCAAACAGCACCCCCCTGCCACCGGGCCCCATTTCTCCATGCTGCCCACTGCCCGCCCGCATGCTTGGATGGGCCAGGGGCTGCCAGCGTCTGGTGAAGGGTTGTAACCAGCCAGCGTCGTCTCAGGTCTGCGGAGTCCCTCCCTCAGGGTTTCACTGTCTTCCTCTAACAGGTCTCGCTGcctggtggtttttgtttgttccttgtTGCAAAGGAGACGCTGGGGAGCATTTCTTCCTCcggtttttccccccttctcttcctccctcccttcctgtgtGTCTCTTAGAGGTCTCATGTCCTGTGCTTGTCCATTTTGCTTCCGTTGTCTCTTCTAGACTGCCGGAGTTAACACCACCGACAAAGAGATGGAAGTGCTTCACTTAAGGAATGTCTCCTTTGAGGACGCGGGGGAGTATACGTGCTTGGCGGGTAACTCTATCGGACTGTCCCATCACTCTGCATGGTTGACCGTTTTGGAAGGTATACACTGTACTTCTCCTCTCGATGTCCTGCCCTCGCCACGGGCACGGGGGGAGCATGCATTGTGGGGCTGGTGGAGACACAGAGCCAGGAGAGGTAGAGGAATGGCCCTGGCAGGTTGTCCAACCTTGAGTGTCGAATCCTCTCAGCTCACATAGGATCTGTCCTCGTTTTGCAGGAACACGGAGGCCTCCCACCTCTATGCCTGCgtctgcctctccccttggcCAGTGCGATGCATGCGTGGGATCTGGAGTTAACCTGCAGCCGGGCTCTCCTGCCGGCCAGGCTCCTTCCCTCCTTGGGTCCAGCAGCCTTCCCCAACTTATCAGATCCTTTTTTGCTGGCTCTGCAAGTCTCGGGCCCATGCCTCCCCTCAGCAAATGTAGGCATTCTGTAAAGGGGGGCTTGTTGCTTACAGAGAACAGTGCTAGCCCACCCCGCCATCCTCTGATCTTGGAGGAGAGGTTCCATCCACATGAGTGAACTTGAGCTCTGAATAAAGTAAGGCCGCCTGGGATGCGGTGGTGCCCCCTTATCCTCTTGGGCTACTGACGTTCCTCCTCTCAAGAGGGGAGGTCTGTGtgtggggctgggagggaaggagcctgTGGCCTGCTCAGGTGGTGGGCTGCCCATCGCTGCTTCTCAAGCGTCCTGCACGTGGGTCTGGGGGCTGTGCCGCTCCTGTTGCCACTGAcgctgccctcctctctctccctccatcttcctCTACCCTGCTCGCCCAGCAGGGTCTGAGAACACCCCTCCTTCAGGGGAGAAGCGTTCTGTTTTTACCCTGTCACTGTCTTTGTCCCGTGTGTGCTCCCAGTCACTTGTCTTCGTCCGTCCAtactgggaaaagagaaaaacagaaacacttcCTCTTATTATCAGCTCTGCTGTCTCCTCGTCAGGCTCGGGAGTCCCTTGGGGCTCTGTCTGGGGTCACACCTAGTGCCTCTCTGGGGAGGTCCCCGGCATGCCAGCCTCTGTGGCTGGCTGGGGTCTTTGGAAGGGGAGGGTTGGGAGGAAAGCCATGCAAGGAAGAGGGGCGTTCCTGCTGGTGGCGAAGGAGTGTCCTGTGAAGCCCCCCGGCTTCGGCTTCGTATGCGAGGGAAGAGTGGGTTCAGCTGGATGGGCTTCTGTGGGAAACAGGCTGCGTTCTAAATGGAAAGTGGGAGATGACAATACAACAGTACCTTCTCCCCCCGCCCGCCATGTCCTCGTTCAGTTTCAGGAGTTAGGGCCTGTGAGTAGAATTCTTACAAAGTGCAGCAAAGCTTACGTTCTCATCTCAAGCAGCCCAGACATGGTTGGAAATGCAGTTAGTTCTGCCTATGGTTCAGCTAGGCATGTAGGTATGAATATTTGCAGGTCTGACCTGACACAGGTGAAATAGGCAAGAGGTGAGGAATGGTCAGGACACCGACTGGggtcctcctttccctcccctcttgtTCTCGTTATGTGAGTGTTgctatatgctaggcactgtggCATGTGGAGATGAACAAGGCGCCGGGCCCCTGCCCCCAGGGTGCTCATGGGCTGTCAGGGACCAAAGACCGATGGTTCCTTGTGTCGCGTGTGATAGGTGTAGGCACACAATGCTGGGGCCCTGCGGAGAAGGGCCATGTTTCCATGAGGCGACTGAGAAAGTCCTTGTTGCATACCTGGTAGCCACCGAGCCCAGTGGTTCCACTGAACGAGGCAGGCTCCTGACCGAATGAATGAGGATGGGCCTCAAGTAACAAGACGGTTCTAATCCATCCCTCTTGTGGGATCCAAGTCAGGATCAGGAAGACTCAAAGATGGTAGGATATCTGATCTGCTCCATGCTGGACCACAGTCCCAGCTAGGACCTGGCTTGGTTCATTCTCTGCCCTGAAAATTCTCAGAGGAAAGGAGATGGGGGTTGTTTTTCTTATGAAGCTGGAAGCCTAGCGCATTGCTAACACGCCTGCTAACATGGTGTTCACACTGACTCAGCCCTGGAAGAGAGGCCGGCGGTGATGACCTCGCCCCTGTACCTGGAGATCATCATCTACTGCACGGGGGCCTTCCTCATCTCCTGCATGGTGGGGTCTGtcatcatctacaaaatgaagagTGGCACCAAGAAGAGCGACTTCCACAGCCAGATGGCCGTGCACAAGCTGGCCAAGAGCATCCCTCTGCGCAGACAGGTAACAGAAAGTAGATAGGGGATTTGCACGCTCTATATCACCTTTCCTTCCTGTGCCCCCAGGGGCTTCTCCAGGATTCTGAtgccctgccctcctctgtcCCCAATCTAccgcttccagctttgctttctaGCTTCTGGGCCAGAGGCAGTGGAATGTCCTAAGTGTTCCAGAGTTGGGTTCCAGGCTGTGCTAGCCCATGGATTCCATACACCTACCGTACCAGAACTGCGAGCCCCCTGCTCCTCCAGCACATAGCTTGGGAGAAGGCCCTAGCCAGGCTGAATGTGCATCTGATATTGCACTTTTGAACTGTCCCTGAGGGCCAGCTACAGGTGCAAAGATACAGAGTAGAGAAGAGGGCCTGAGTCAGGTGCCAGgatgcctctctctcctctccaggaTGCCACCCTCTCCTCGTCCAAGGAAATGGAACAGAGGGTGAAGGCATGTGGAAGGGAGGGAATGCTTCTCATTCAGAGTGGTGCTAATTCTGGAAGGTGCTTCGGGGGTTAGGAATCCATAATTTGAGGCAGGGTTTTCACAAAGAATGGGAACAGGAATAGAATTGTGGTTGCAATAGTAACATAAAATAATCAGTCTGGAAGAGGTAGACTTGGTCTGTTTGTGTTGAGGGTAAGTGAACAGAGAAGGCTGGCCGGTGGCAAAAATTAGTTTTAGAACTTTAGGCCTTCAGACCTTTTGTGGtctttctgtcactctgtcttAGAGAAGGAACATCAGATACCAGATACCTCTGCCATGTTGGTGGAAAGCCCTAAGAGTTGCAGGAACTTGCTGCTGCTGCTCaatccccccaaccccccaccctaTCCTCGCTAGAAGGGTGACCCCACGCTTCCCTGTAGGTGTCGGCTGATTCTAGTGCCTCCATGAACTCTGGGGTTCTGCTGGTTCGGCCCTCACGTCTCTCCTCTAGCGGAACCCCCATGCTGGCTGGAGTCTCTGAATATGAGCTTCCTGAAGACCCACGCTGGGAGCTGCCTCGAGACAGGTAATATTCTAACTTCAACTTCTGAGGAAGTCCCCTGCTTGGGAGTGAAGGTATACCAGATGCCTCCAGAAATCATAGTTGACACTTCTGTTCTCAGTCGAGTGGAATATGGACAGGTGGAAAGGGGGTGCCCTCTCAAGGCCTGAACTTTACCGGTCCTGACTCACACCACCCTTTGTTTTCCTAAAAGGCTGGTTTTAGGCAAACCCCTGGGAGAGGGCTGCTTTGGGCAGGTGGTGTTGGCAGAAGCCATTGGGCTGGACAAGGACAAACCCAACCGTGTGACCAAAGTGGCTGTGAAGATGTTGAAGTGTAAGTGATGTTTCTGTCCTTGCAAAAACAATCCCTTCCTTTTCCGAGCAAACTGTTACCTCGGGCCAAATAGAACACACTCTCCGGTGCTCTTTCACCGTCCACACCGGCTGCACTGCCTGCTTGGCGTCTCCTGGGAGTGGAGGGGCATTCCGTACCCCGAGATTGCCATGATCTCACTTTGTTCCTCAGCGTCAGTCTGGGTGGTGGCCAGGTGTTTATTCTAGATCTCGCTGCCGGCTGGTTTTTCTTATCATATCCTCCGTCCCACTTGTTAGCACACACTGCCAACAACCGCTctcagaagagggaagggaaaatagaTTTAGGTGTGAAtcagggaggagagaagccacTCCGGAGGACAGGGACTCCTCGAGCATACACCTCATCCCCTCTCCCTTAGCTTTCCTCCTCTTGTCCTCCTTCACACATAAATGAGTCTCATGCCCTTCTGGTTTATGTGTAAAGCGGACGCAACAGAGAAAGACCTGTCAGACCTGATCTCAGAAATGGAGATGATGAAGATGATCGGAAAGCACAAGAACATCATCAACCTGCTGGGGGCCTGCACACAGGACGGTAGGCGCTAAGCCAGGCCGGCTCTCCCACCCCAGCCGGGAACCCGGGCCTCCCACGGATAACAGTGTCTGTCGGGAAGGAGATCACGAGCTGGGGGTTATCAGTGAGCAGGCATCTCAGCTACACTGAGGGAACGGGGGCCAGCTTAGCAGCAGTTGGCAGTTACCTCTCGGGGGCTGGGCTTGTGCCTGTTGGTGCTCATCTGAGAACAGTGTGTGGATAGAACCAGGTGAGTCCTTGTGGTCTCAGGGCTCttacctccctcccccaacccagctTGGCTCAGGAACTTCCTAGTGTATGCTAGGAAGAACCACTTCCCTAGCTTTCTTTGGGTAGTGGACTGAATTTCCCAGGCTCCCTAGAGGTGCAGTTAGGATTGGAGGACAGACACATGGTGTGCAGTTGGGGGTGGGGTTTCCTCAGGGTGGAGCTGACCCAGAGCACCTGCCTGCCCACCCTGATGGCCTGTCCATCCCCGTGCTCCCAGGTCCTTTGTACGTCATCGTGGAGTATGCCTCCAAAGGCAACCTACGGGAATACCTGCAGGCCCGGCGGCCCCCGGGGCTGGAGTACTGTTATAACCCCAGCCACAACCCAGAGGAGCAGCTCTCTTCCAAGGACCTGGTCTCCTGCGCCTATCAGGTGGCCCGAGGCATGGAGTATCTCGCCTCCAAGAAGGTGTGGCACCTGAAGGTTCCCCTGGGTGAAGTTGGGATGGGAACAGAGCCCTCCTTGCACTCCAGTTGATGACTTTTAATCCTCTGGTGGGGTCGTAGATGTCTGCAGCACCGCTTCCCTGTGCTGTCTGCGGCTCTCAGGGACGTCGTCAGGAGAGCCTGGTGCCCTTCTGGTCAGACGGGATAAAGTTCTGATCCGTGCACACTGCCCCTTTTCTGTGCAGCTACTTATGTATCTCCAATTGTAGAGTAAGAATGGGGAGTCCTATGTTGTGGGTAAAATGAAGTCGTTCGTGACAGTGTTAACTACAGTTCTAGTGCTTGGTAAATGGATGCTTTGTTTGAGAACACACACCTACACAGACTGGCAGAAGCGTCCAGGTTCCGCCTTTCCGGGTGCGAAGGAGACCCATGAGGAGGGTTTGCTCAGGTGACTGAGAGGCCTGGAGCTGGAGGTGTTCGAATGGCTGACTTTGAAGTGGAGCAGAGGGACCTCCTAACAGTGAACTAGAATGGTCAGGGGGAAGTGGTGTGGCAGGAGAAGGCCTGTAAAGGCACCTGGGCTACCTGCCTGCTGCAGCGTCACGGCTGGGCCAGAGGCTGACCGACAGCTGGGCACTGTCAGCCCCTCACCCGCATCCTACCTCATCTCTGCACAGTGCATACACCGAGACCTGGCCGCCAGGAACGTCCTGGTGACAGAGGACAACGTGATGAAGATCGCAGACTTCGGCCTCGCTCGGGACATCCACCACATCGACTACTATAAAAAGACAACCAATGTAAGTGCTGAGGACGGAACTGGGCGCTGGTCCTCggcccaggcctctgccctgTTAGGCTTCCTCCTACTTACATCTCCTGGCTGTGACCCAGTGCAGGCAGCCCTGCTTGAGAAGCAGTGTGCTGGGATGAGCCAAGCGTGTGCCCCGTCCTGTGTGTGCCCCAGCTGGCCCCCACGCTGCCCTGTCCTGGGCCACCCCCAACCTCCCTCGTGCTGCTTGCAGGGCCGGCTGCCTGTGAAGTGGATGGCACCCGAGGCCTTGTTTGACCGGATCTACACCCACCAGAGTGACGTGTGAGTTTGAAAGAAGCGATTGCCGGGGATATTTGGTATAGAGCATGCCCCtctggatggggggtggggggggggtcctctttCCATCTCAGAACAGAAGGAAACATTGTATGTGCGCACCTACTCTGTTCACTCAGTAGAGGTTGAAAGGCCAGTCTGTTCTCCAGCACTGCCCTTGGCGTCCCCCTGAAGAGTTTGTGCTCCGGGAGGGTGGGTTCAGGATGACGTGCTggtggagagatggagagggtTCTAGGCTGCCCGAGTTCTGTGCCTGTAAGACCCAGTGGCTCTGTGCTCACCCACAGCTGGTCTTTTGGGGTGCTCCTGTGGGAAATCTTCACTCTGGGAGGCTCCCCGTATCCTGGCGTGCCTGTGGAGGAGCTTTTCAAGCTGCTGAAGGAGGGTCATCGAATGGACAAGCCCAGTAACTGCACCAATGAGCTGTAAGCATGGGAAGACACTGGAGGTCctgagccaggccctggggacgaaggggagaagaaaggggCTTAGGTAGATCAAGTAGCCCTTCCTGGTCGTTCCTCCCCTGACTCAACAATCCTGTCCCAGATACATGATGATGCGGGATTGCTGGCATGCAGTACCCTCTCAGAGACCTACCTTCAAGCAGCTGGTGGAAGACCTGGACCGCATTGTGGCCTTGACCTCCAACCAGGTGAGGCAGTCCTATCCTAGACCTTCAGCCACCATCAACTAGGTGCATCTCTGTGAATGAACACTACCACAGGGAGGAGAGTGCCGGATCTTTTGTGTCTCCTTTCACAGGAGTATCTGGACCTGTCAATGCCCCTGGACCAATACTCTCCCAGCTTTCCCGACACCCGAAGCTCTACCTGCTCCTCAGGGGAGGATTCCGTCTTCTCTCATGAGCCGTTGCCTGAGGAGCCCTGTCTGCCCCGACACCCAGCCCAGCTTGCCAATGGCGGACTCAAACGGCGCTGACTAGCACCCCAGTTCCCATCCCCGAACTCCATCGTCAGCTGTAAccctcacccacccctccctgcgGGACTCActgccttcccctctgcccctttcctgctggcAGGAGCCGGCTGCCTACCTGAGGCCTTCACCCCATGGAGTtcacctctcttcctcctcctcacaaCCTGCTtgtgagagagaggagcagagaggcaggtACTTGCTCATGGCCACTTCGTTCCCTCCCAGATGTTGGACCAAGACCCTCCCCACCACCTGGCACTGCCTGGAGGGCTGGGGAGTGGGAGATGAGCAGGCATGCAGGCGAGAGCTGACTGAGCTTTCCCATGTTGGTTTTGTCTGCTTCGAATAACCCGTAAGCCTGAGTTCCGGTGGCGGGGGCCTCATCCTCATGGCCACCGCGGTAGTGAGGGGAGGTCCGTGCTCTGGGCCTCGGCTGAAGGCAACCTCTGCTCCAGATAGATGGTGCCAGTGGCTTATTAATTCCGATACTAATTCGCTTTGCTGACCAAATACCTGGTACCAGAGGATGGGGAGGCAAAGGCTGGGAGCAGTGTCGTGGCCCTGGGGCCCAGCCCCAAACTGGGGGCTTTGTACATAGctatgaagaaaacacaaagtgtATAAATCTGAGTATATATttacatgtctttttaaaaggGTCGTTACCAGAGATTTACCCATTGGGTAAGATGCTCCTGGTGGCTGGGAGGCATCAGTtgctatatattaaaaacaaagaaaaaagaaaaaaaaggaaaatgtttttaaaaaggtcatatattttttgctacttttgctgttttatttttttaaattatgttctaAACCTATTTTCAGTTTAGGTCCCTCAATAAAAAttgctgctgcttcatttttataTGGGCTGTGTGACGAGGGAAAGAATGTCAGCTGAAAAGGAGTGAGCCTAATGGGGCCCTGGGGCTGTGTCTGTGCAGAGGGCGCTACAAGTTCCCTGCAGTTCCTTCCTAAATCTCTTCCCCTCGGGTCCTGCACCGAGACCTCCGCCACAAATCTCCTATCCCTCCGATGCTTTTGGAAAGGCATCGATGTGTGTGTAATGGGCAGGAACCTCCCATCAGTGCACCAGAGGTGCTGGGCCCGGAGCCAAGGCCCCACCGCCCTCAACCACAGATCGTTTCCTCAGAGGAAACTGATGGGGTTGGTGGGGTTGGAGGGTCAGAGGGGGAGCTGGGGGCCTCCCTGGGAAGTAGCCAAGAGGTAGAGCTAAGTGATTAAGAGGAGAGCTAAGGATTACTCCACCAAGGGCCTGCAGAAACTCAAACCCAGATATACATCTACCCCTTTATGTGGGTGTGGTTTTGTCTGTGCTTCTATGTGGGGGAAAGCTTGTCACCTAAGATCAGCTTTACACTCGGGTCCCTTGCTTCATGTTTCCTGGCTTACTCTGTTCATGGCGGTCCCCCACATCATGCTTCCTGTGTCTGTGACCGACTTCATGTGTTGGAACTACCACAGATCTTGGCTTCCTATAGTTCTTCCTGTACAaactccaccccatcccccaggaaagggaaaaaattctcTGAATGTTTAGATTTTGGCTGCTTGGAAATCTACTTTCTCTGCCACCTGCTGGTTATTGCTGCGTTCCACGCGTGGATCCCTGCTCCTCGGAACGTTAGCACTCAACCTGCTACCACTCGGCCTCTATACCCAAAGCTTACTCTTTGCTGGATTATTGCTAAATACAAAAAGAAGGTTCGATTCACTTTCATTTCTGCAGGGCAAATGGGATTGCTGCTTTAAGTCTCCTTTCTAAGCTAGCTATGTTTTGGCAGCTTCGGTGTTGGCCACTATTGTAAAGTTCTCTCTTATCCTTGTGTCTCTCTGTAAATATGTGTCTGTCAACATGTTACAGTTTGTGTTTATGCTTAAAGAAGGCGTAATTTGGTGCAAAGAGCcaagaaatgaatttctgatCTTAAAACCATTTGCTTTGAGACCTTAGAGTGGTGTCTTTCCTTGCAAAGTACAGATAATTTCTGCCTTGGCCCTCCCTCGAAGCAATGTTATGTGAGTGGATGGAGGACCTATGAAGAGCTTCAGATGCCTTTGGGAAAGGTGCCAGAGAAATAGAAGGCACTGTTATGATAACCGTGATGTCCTTGCTGTTACTACTCAAAATCACCCACAGATTTCCCCAGAGACTGAGCTAGCTGTCAAATAAAAGATAGTAAAATTGACCTGAGAGAAAATGAAGTGGCCATTTTACTTAGATAACCAGATTGGGTCTCCTGAGGAAAGGAATCCAGTTTATCTAATGAAGACGTCGTGCTGTCAAGGCACTGAATCTCTGGTTTCCTGAGGGTTAAAAGATTAAGGCCTGGGACCACCACAGCATTCATCAATACTGCCTTTCCACCTTTTCTAATTGCCACAGACTGAGGGTCATCAGTCCCTCGGTACCACTAATGTACGATATCGATCTCAAGTAAGAAAGATGGAACCTCAGGAAGCAAGAAATCTGTCTCGAGGACAGTGAAGCTGCTGTGACTATCGGCTGCCACTGGGAGGAGCCAGCAGGCCAAACTCAGTCGACATTCACATTCGGCAGCCAACCTGCTTTGAAGTTCCCTTAGTCTGACCTCACCTACGGTGAACTGGTGGTGACTGGGAAATCTTTAGCCTCGGTTTTAGCATTACAGAGCATTTATTTGATGTCACCAACATGACTGGTATTGTAACGACTCAAGTCCTGGCACGAGTGCAGGTCCTAAAAGTCAAGTACCACCAGCACCTCTCTCCCTGTTGTAGCAAAAAAAATGTGGGAGACACAGGCCGAAGCTGACCTCACCACCGAG
Coding sequences within:
- the FGFR1 gene encoding fibroblast growth factor receptor 1 isoform X2, producing MWSWKYLLLAVLVTATLCTARPAPTLPEQAQPWGAPVEVESFLVHPGDLLQLRCRLRDDVQSINWLRDGVQLVESNRTRITGEEVEVRDSVPADSGLYACVTSSPSGSDTTYFSVNVSDALPSSEDDDDDDDSSSEEKETDNTKPNPVAPYWTSPEKMEKKLHAVPAAKTVKFKCPSSGTPNPTLRWLKNGKEFKPDHRIGGYKVRYATWSIIMDSVVPSDKGNYTCIVENEYGSINHTYQLDVVERSPHRPILQAGLPANKTVALGSNVEFMCKVYSDPQPHIQWLKHIEVNGSKIGPDNLPYVQILKTAGVNTTDKEMEVLHLRNVSFEDAGEYTCLAGNSIGLSHHSAWLTVLEALEERPAVMTSPLYLEIIIYCTGAFLISCMVGSVIIYKMKSGTKKSDFHSQMAVHKLAKSIPLRRQVSADSSASMNSGVLLVRPSRLSSSGTPMLAGVSEYELPEDPRWELPRDRLVLGKPLGEGCFGQVVLAEAIGLDKDKPNRVTKVAVKMLKSDATEKDLSDLISEMEMMKMIGKHKNIINLLGACTQDGPLYVIVEYASKGNLREYLQARRPPGLEYCYNPSHNPEEQLSSKDLVSCAYQVARGMEYLASKKCIHRDLAARNVLVTEDNVMKIADFGLARDIHHIDYYKKTTNGRLPVKWMAPEALFDRIYTHQSDVWSFGVLLWEIFTLGGSPYPGVPVEELFKLLKEGHRMDKPSNCTNELYMMMRDCWHAVPSQRPTFKQLVEDLDRIVALTSNQEYLDLSMPLDQYSPSFPDTRSSTCSSGEDSVFSHEPLPEEPCLPRHPAQLANGGLKRR
- the FGFR1 gene encoding fibroblast growth factor receptor 1 isoform X4; the encoded protein is MWSWKYLLLAVLVTATLCTARPAPTLPEQAQPWGAPVEVESFLVHPGDLLQLRCRLRDDVQSINWLRDGVQLVESNRTRITGEEVEVRDSVPADSGLYACVTSSPSGSDTTYFSVNVSDALPSSEDDDDDDDSSSEEKETDNTKPNPVAPYWTSPEKMEKKLHAVPAAKTVKFKCPSSGTPNPTLRWLKNGKEFKPDHRIGGYKVRYATWSIIMDSVVPSDKGNYTCIVENEYGSINHTYQLDVVERSPHRPILQAGLPANKTVALGSNVEFMCKVYSDPQPHIQWLKHIEVNGSKIGPDNLPYVQILKTAGVNTTDKEMEVLHLRNVSFEDAGEYTCLAGNSIGLSHHSAWLTVLEALEERPAVMTSPLYLEIIIYCTGAFLISCMVGSVIIYKMKSGTKKSDFHSQMAVHKLAKSIPLRRQVTVSADSSASMNSGVLLVRPSRLSSSGTPMLAGVSEYELPEDPRWELPRDRLVLGKPLGEGCFGQVVLAEAIGLDKDKPNRVTKVAVKMLKSDATEKDLSDLISEMEMMKMIGKHKNIINLLGACTQDGPLYVIVEYASKGNLREYLQARRPPGLEYCYNPSHNPEEQLSSKDLVSCAYQVARGMEYLASKKCIHRDLAARNVLVTEDNVMKIADFGLARDIHHIDYYKKTTNGRLPVKWMAPEALFDRIYTHQSDVWSFGVLLWEIFTLGGSPYPGVPVEELFKLLKEGHRMDKPSNCTNELYMMMRDCWHAVPSQRPTFKQLVEDLDRIVALTSNQEYLDLSMPLDQYSPSFPDTRSSTCSSGEDSVFSHEPLPEEPCLPRHPAQLANGGLKRR
- the FGFR1 gene encoding fibroblast growth factor receptor 1 isoform X1, with the translated sequence MWSWKYLLLAVLVTATLCTARPAPTLPEQAQPWGAPVEVESFLVHPGDLLQLRCRLRDDVQSINWLRDGVQLVESNRTRITGEEVEVRDSVPADSGLYACVTSSPSGSDTTYFSVNVSDALPSSEDDDDDDDSSSEEKETDNTKPNRMPVAPYWTSPEKMEKKLHAVPAAKTVKFKCPSSGTPNPTLRWLKNGKEFKPDHRIGGYKVRYATWSIIMDSVVPSDKGNYTCIVENEYGSINHTYQLDVVERSPHRPILQAGLPANKTVALGSNVEFMCKVYSDPQPHIQWLKHIEVNGSKIGPDNLPYVQILKTAGVNTTDKEMEVLHLRNVSFEDAGEYTCLAGNSIGLSHHSAWLTVLEALEERPAVMTSPLYLEIIIYCTGAFLISCMVGSVIIYKMKSGTKKSDFHSQMAVHKLAKSIPLRRQVSADSSASMNSGVLLVRPSRLSSSGTPMLAGVSEYELPEDPRWELPRDRLVLGKPLGEGCFGQVVLAEAIGLDKDKPNRVTKVAVKMLKSDATEKDLSDLISEMEMMKMIGKHKNIINLLGACTQDGPLYVIVEYASKGNLREYLQARRPPGLEYCYNPSHNPEEQLSSKDLVSCAYQVARGMEYLASKKCIHRDLAARNVLVTEDNVMKIADFGLARDIHHIDYYKKTTNGRLPVKWMAPEALFDRIYTHQSDVWSFGVLLWEIFTLGGSPYPGVPVEELFKLLKEGHRMDKPSNCTNELYMMMRDCWHAVPSQRPTFKQLVEDLDRIVALTSNQEYLDLSMPLDQYSPSFPDTRSSTCSSGEDSVFSHEPLPEEPCLPRHPAQLANGGLKRR
- the FGFR1 gene encoding fibroblast growth factor receptor 1 isoform X3, whose amino-acid sequence is MWSWKYLLLAVLVTATLCTARPAPTLPEQAQPWGAPVEVESFLVHPGDLLQLRCRLRDDVQSINWLRDGVQLVESNRTRITGEEVEVRDSVPADSGLYACVTSSPSGSDTTYFSVNVSDALPSSEDDDDDDDSSSEEKETDNTKPNRMPVAPYWTSPEKMEKKLHAVPAAKTVKFKCPSSGTPNPTLRWLKNGKEFKPDHRIGGYKVRYATWSIIMDSVVPSDKGNYTCIVENEYGSINHTYQLDVVERSPHRPILQAGLPANKTVALGSNVEFMCKVYSDPQPHIQWLKHIEVNGSKIGPDNLPYVQILKTAGVNTTDKEMEVLHLRNVSFEDAGEYTCLAGNSIGLSHHSAWLTVLEALEERPAVMTSPLYLEIIIYCTGAFLISCMVGSVIIYKMKSGTKKSDFHSQMAVHKLAKSIPLRRQVTVSADSSASMNSGVLLVRPSRLSSSGTPMLAGVSEYELPEDPRWELPRDRLVLGKPLGEGCFGQVVLAEAIGLDKDKPNRVTKVAVKMLKSDATEKDLSDLISEMEMMKMIGKHKNIINLLGACTQDGPLYVIVEYASKGNLREYLQARRPPGLEYCYNPSHNPEEQLSSKDLVSCAYQVARGMEYLASKKCIHRDLAARNVLVTEDNVMKIADFGLARDIHHIDYYKKTTNGRLPVKWMAPEALFDRIYTHQSDVWSFGVLLWEIFTLGGSPYPGVPVEELFKLLKEGHRMDKPSNCTNELYMMMRDCWHAVPSQRPTFKQLVEDLDRIVALTSNQEYLDLSMPLDQYSPSFPDTRSSTCSSGEDSVFSHEPLPEEPCLPRHPAQLANGGLKRR